The genomic window ACATAATGACTGCAGGACAATGGAAGTTTTATTGTCGATTAATAGGTTTCCTTCCAGGTACAGTTCACGGAGATTCTTCAGACAATACATCCACTGTGGTATTTCATAAGCGTTTGAAAACCGAACTCTTAAAATTGTTATTGTGTCTTTTAAAAATGCAAGTGCTCGATTTTCTACTTTTATTATACAgttgtacacccacagttcttGGAGTGAAGTTTGCTGTGAAATTGCTGCACTAATAGAGACATCCTTAATAAATTCCAACTTTAGTACTTCCAGGTTATAAATATCATAAACGTTATTGGGAATACCGGGCAACATAAAAAGATGTAATTCAGTTTTGTTGTCTTCATTAGTAACAATACGTTGCTGAAGCTTCTCATGTGTCCACTCATAGCTCAGGTTTATTTGACGGAGTTTGTTTTCACTAACATCAGATAGAAACACAGCAAACTTCCTAGCATATAGTTTATCATATTGGTCAATCAGATGCAGTAAAAATGCAAAATCGTTCTTCACATCAGGAATGTCATCAATCCCAGTTTCTTCTCTGACATATGCAAATGAATATTCCTTAAGTTTAAAATAGAAGATCCAGTACAATGTGTAGATACAGGTTATACAATAAATAAATATGACAACAACATACACAGTAGACAACATCCTGAATATCCTCCAAAGACCATGGATGCAGAAAAATTCCGTGAAACCTGTGATATGAATTTTATCTACGCAGTGGACAATATGTTTCATTTGAGGAATCCGAGTTACAAAATAGGCAAGAACGAGAATTGTTTGAACAGAACGTAAAATAGTTTGTCTTATGTACATCATATAAAGAATATGACCTTCTTCTGTGTGAAGACGAAACTTTTTGACTTTTTCAAACAATGCTTTTGCTTGTTCACCCTCCTTTTTATCTAGGATTTTCACTGCAGCATAACCATAAACACCACCTCCGACAGTTTTGAAAGTCTTGTATGGAGGTTTGCACAATGACACTTGTGCTTCATTCTCACACAGTCTGTCATTACTGGATTCCTTTTGTCCCAGTAATAGGGCAGTATCGGAGGACTGCTGTAGGTTCAAAGAGCAAGATACGGATGGTTCAGTTGATAAAACTGTTCTTTGTGGAATCTGTAGATCTGAATCCTCATAGACAGTTTCTGAAAGTGCCTTAGTAGTCCACTGAGAATCTAAACATTTTCCAAGGATTGATATAAAATGCTCAATTTTGGAACTTGTTCCTGGAAATTTGAACCAGAAATTACTGCTTATCAAAAATACAAGCGTGTGAATGATAGCTATGTATGGGAAATATTTTGAATACCACTGAATTGCATGATCATAACAATACTGATCCATTAAATTATATTGTTCGCGGTCCAAGTCGGTCTTAAAT from Carcharodon carcharias isolate sCarCar2 chromosome 16, sCarCar2.pri, whole genome shotgun sequence includes these protein-coding regions:
- the LOC121289146 gene encoding volume-regulated anion channel subunit LRRC8C-like isoform X1, which translates into the protein MFSVVELKYFGDQRATFKILKPWWDVFTDYLTILMLMVAVFGGTLQISTDKIICVPVPEGFSMATMRWNKSALKGLKLNSFDSGFKTDLDREQYNLMDQYCYDHAIQWYSKYFPYIAIIHTLVFLISSNFWFKFPGTSSKIEHFISILGKCLDSQWTTKALSETVYEDSDLQIPQRTVLSTEPSVSCSLNLQQSSDTALLLGQKESSNDRLCENEAQVSLCKPPYKTFKTVGGGVYGYAAVKILDKKEGEQAKALFEKVKKFRLHTEEGHILYMMYIRQTILRSVQTILVLAYFVTRIPQMKHIVHCVDKIHITGFTEFFCIHGLWRIFRMLSTVYVVVIFIYCITCIYTLYWIFYFKLKEYSFAYVREETGIDDIPDVKNDFAFLLHLIDQYDKLYARKFAVFLSDVSENKLRQINLSYEWTHEKLQQRIVTNEDNKTELHLFMLPGIPNNVYDIYNLEVLKLEFIKDVSISAAISQQTSLQELWVYNCIIKVENRALAFLKDTITILRVRFSNAYEIPQWMYCLKNLRELYLEGNLLIDNKTSIVLQSLCDLERLKFFHLKSNVTKVPAAVIDVAHHLQHLTIHNQGKRFTTLNGLRKMLCLSVLKLYNCDLERIPSAIFSLSNLQELDLKDNNLRTLEELASFQHLRKLTTLKLHHNKITQIPLYIAKASSLEMLYLTKNNITFLPSNLFKLTRLRHLEVGHNNITSIPIEIEQLEDLHYFDIESNKVSELPLELFYCTKLRVLILSHNLLTSIPPKVKNLTQLRQLDLKGNKLQYLPPELAKCQCLKRSQLNVEEDIFNTLPYDIREEFLNRESR
- the LOC121289146 gene encoding volume-regulated anion channel subunit LRRC8C-like isoform X2 gives rise to the protein MATMRWNKSALKGLKLNSFDSGFKTDLDREQYNLMDQYCYDHAIQWYSKYFPYIAIIHTLVFLISSNFWFKFPGTSSKIEHFISILGKCLDSQWTTKALSETVYEDSDLQIPQRTVLSTEPSVSCSLNLQQSSDTALLLGQKESSNDRLCENEAQVSLCKPPYKTFKTVGGGVYGYAAVKILDKKEGEQAKALFEKVKKFRLHTEEGHILYMMYIRQTILRSVQTILVLAYFVTRIPQMKHIVHCVDKIHITGFTEFFCIHGLWRIFRMLSTVYVVVIFIYCITCIYTLYWIFYFKLKEYSFAYVREETGIDDIPDVKNDFAFLLHLIDQYDKLYARKFAVFLSDVSENKLRQINLSYEWTHEKLQQRIVTNEDNKTELHLFMLPGIPNNVYDIYNLEVLKLEFIKDVSISAAISQQTSLQELWVYNCIIKVENRALAFLKDTITILRVRFSNAYEIPQWMYCLKNLRELYLEGNLLIDNKTSIVLQSLCDLERLKFFHLKSNVTKVPAAVIDVAHHLQHLTIHNQGKRFTTLNGLRKMLCLSVLKLYNCDLERIPSAIFSLSNLQELDLKDNNLRTLEELASFQHLRKLTTLKLHHNKITQIPLYIAKASSLEMLYLTKNNITFLPSNLFKLTRLRHLEVGHNNITSIPIEIEQLEDLHYFDIESNKVSELPLELFYCTKLRVLILSHNLLTSIPPKVKNLTQLRQLDLKGNKLQYLPPELAKCQCLKRSQLNVEEDIFNTLPYDIREEFLNRESR